The genomic stretch TACTCCTAAACTCGTTTTAAGTATTAAGTAAGATATAATCATTCCAACGCTAGGTAATAATATGAAGAAGGAATACCTTTCTTTGCTTTTATCTATTATAACGCCCCAAATATAAGATCCGATACCATTAGCTATGTTATTTAATGTTATACTTAGCCCTAATAGTACCATAGAGTGTGTATTCTGATACAGAGAAATAGGATAAAGCAATGATAACATTGTTAAACCTGCTATAATAAATGTCTGTCCTACGAAATACTTCACAAAAATTTAGCTTGTAAATAAGGGTTATAAGGGAAATTGCTCTTTAACGTTTAATTTTCAGATACCCTTTTTAGTCTTTCATAGCTACTTATCTTGTGTATTTAGTTGCCTTAATTATTGCAATTATAGTTTATGGTATGATTGCTTTTAGAGGTTTAACAAAAATACCTCCTTGGGCTTCTATGTTTTTTGGTGGAGTTTTGATGATAGTTTTCGGTGTTATTGATGTTAATCAAGCTCTTGAATCAATTAATCTTGATGTAATTCTCTTTCTTATCACACTCTTTATTTTTTCATCATCACTTGAAGTATCTGGTTTTCTTAAATATTTAGCTTATTTGATTATAAATAAATATAGGGAAAGTAGGAAAATAATGTTTTATATTCTTTTATATTCTGGTCTATTATCAAATTTAGTTACTAATGACGGTGTTTCAGCTAGTTGGACTCCAGTTATATTAGAGGTTTCAAGATATATGAACGTAGATGAAATGCCATATTTATATTCTCTAGCTTTCGGCGTAACAATAGGAAGTGTCATGATGCCTACTGGAAATCCGCAAAATCTTCTTATAGCTCTTGAAGGAAATTTAAAAGAACCTTTTGTCTCGTTCCTAGAATTTTTAGCTATTCCTACTATTATTAATTTATTCTTATCATACTATGTTATGTTACTTCTCTTTAAGAATAGATTAGAAAATATAAAAATAGATGATATAAAAATAGATATAAACTTAAATAAACACCTAGCTTATTCTTCTCTATTTCTTCTTTTTATAACTGTGATATTATTCTTTATTCTAAGTTTTATTAGAATTGATATCCTATTAGCATCTCTTACAACTTCATCAATTCTTCTTCTAATAAATAAAGAGAGGAGAGAAATAATGAGCAAGATTGACTGGTCAACAATATTATTTTTTATAGGTCTTTTTATTTTTACGGAAGGTCTTTATAAGGGGGGCATAATTCAATTAATATATCAAGTTTTACCTCCACCCACTAATGTTCTTCTTATTATGGTTTCTAGTATCTTATTAAGTCAAGTTTTAAGCAATGTGCCACTAGTAGCAATATATATCCCAGAAATGATACACCTAGGTGCAACTTCTACTATTGATTGGATTGCGTTAGCCGCGGGAAGTACAATAGCGGGTAATTTTACATTAATTGGTGCAGCAAGTAATATAATTATATCTGAGG from Sulfolobus sp. S-194 encodes the following:
- a CDS encoding anion transporter; protein product: MYLVALIIAIIVYGMIAFRGLTKIPPWASMFFGGVLMIVFGVIDVNQALESINLDVILFLITLFIFSSSLEVSGFLKYLAYLIINKYRESRKIMFYILLYSGLLSNLVTNDGVSASWTPVILEVSRYMNVDEMPYLYSLAFGVTIGSVMMPTGNPQNLLIALEGNLKEPFVSFLEFLAIPTIINLFLSYYVMLLLFKNRLENIKIDDIKIDINLNKHLAYSSLFLLFITVILFFILSFIRIDILLASLTTSSILLLINKERREIMSKIDWSTILFFIGLFIFTEGLYKGGIIQLIYQVLPPPTNVLLIMVSSILLSQVLSNVPLVAIYIPEMIHLGATSTIDWIALAAGSTIAGNFTLIGAASNIIISEASESRGGKSFSFFEFMKYSIPVLVVNFTILYIFISLVGII